From a single Paramisgurnus dabryanus chromosome 17, PD_genome_1.1, whole genome shotgun sequence genomic region:
- the bmp2a gene encoding bone morphogenetic protein 2: MVSSGCALMVLMVAQVLFGDSSGLVPQVGRSSLSQDVLHAFELRLLNMFGLKHRPVPSKSPVIPQYMLDLYSMHSVNAEQSNSYRPKVSAGKGSERSASRANTIRSFHHDESMEDLSSSSGKTTQRFIFNLSSVPSEESVTSAELRIFREQVTNGSTGYHRINIHEIIKPSGTSKEAITRLLDTRLVQHSLSKWESFDVSPAILRWTADGHPNHGFVVEVVHPDGEEENSKKHVRISRSLHDREDTWPQMRPLLVTYSHDGKGSVLHAREKRQVRTNKQRKKHKATCKRHSLYVDFSDVGWNDWIVAPPGYHAFYCQGECPFPLADHLNSTNHAIVQTLVNSVNNNIPRACCVPTDLSPVSLLYLDEYERVILKNYQDMVVEGCGCR, encoded by the exons ATGGTCTCCTCCGGCTGCGCGCTCATGGTTCTGATGGTCGCTCAGGTGCTCTTTGGAGACTCCAGTGGACTCGTTCCTCAGGTCGGTCGCTCCTCGTTGTCCCAGGACGTCTTACATGCCTTTGAACTTCGGCTTCTGAACATGTTTGGACTCAAACACAGACCTGTTCCCAGCAAGTCTCCGGTGATTCCGCAGTACATGCTGGACCTGTACTCGATGCACTCGGTGAACGCGGAGCAGAGTAACAGCTACCGACCCAAAGTCTCCGCGGGGAAAGGTTCAGAAAGATCCGCGAGCCGCGCAAATACAATCAGGAGCTTCCACCACGATG AATCTATGGAAGATCTGTCCAGTTCAAGTGGAAAAACGACTCAACGGTTCATATTCAACCTGAGCTCGGTCCCCAGCGAGGAGTCGGTGACATCAGCAGAGCTGCGGATATTTCGAGAGCAGGTGACCAATGGCAGCACGGGATACCACCGAATAAACATTCACGAAATCATCAAACCTTCTGGAACCTCTAAAGAGGCAATCACGAGACTCCTGGACACCCGGCTGGTTCAGCACAGCTTGAGTAAATGGGAAAGTTTTGACGTCAGTCCCGCCATCCTGAGGTGGACAGCGGACGGGCACCCTAACCACGGCTTCGTGGTGGAAGTGGTTCACCCGGACGGCGAGGAGGAGAACTCCAAAAAGCACGTTCGCATCAGCAGATCCCTGCACGACAGGGAGGACACGTGGCCACAAATGAGGCCGCTCTTGGTGACCTACAGCCACGACGGCAAAGGCAGCGTGCTTCACGCTCGAGAGAAACGCCAAGTACGGACAAATAAACAGAGGAAGAAGCACAAAGCGACCTGCAAGAGACACTCGCTCTACGTAGACTTCAGCGACGTGGGCTGGAACGACTGGATAGTCGCCCCGCCGGGTTACCATGCGTTTTACTGTCAGGGGGAGTGCCCGTTTCCTCTTGCGGACCACCTGAACTCCACCAACCACGCTATTGTACAGACACTGGTGAACTCCGTGAACAACAACATTCCCAGGGCCTGCTGCGTTCCCACGGACCTGAGCCCCGTTTCTCTGCTCTACCTGGATGAATATGAGCGAGTGATCTTAAAAAACTACCAGGACATGGTTGTGGAGGGCTGCGGGTGCCGCTGA
- the gdf3 gene encoding protein DVR-1 — translation MMLAVFILTSVLGFHSFIEAQNVNLQEKLFLSSMGLSSRPKPSPHTPVPSLLWKMFKKSSKQPLTSEMDSCVVSEYGVRGNIVRFIQDQGSLISAPAGRCFYCVRKHLFFNMSVLEDVEQLSFAQLEIKFKQDLSHLGRHAFSMDLYRVLRTTLKGVNHESSRKLLQSQSVGYFTHSPVHFNLTDLAESWRKPGKNYGLQVELQLSNDVLDEHVFDTDSVHSGIRDVRIPEFSASLVAVSLNPLQCRSRRKRSASYPPVTPSNVCKPRRLYIDFKDVGWQDWIIAPQGYLANYCHGECPFPLSESLNGTNHAILQTLVHSFDPKGTPQPCCVPIKLSPISMLYYDNNDNVVLRHYEDMMVDECGCR, via the exons ATGATGCTCGCTGTCTTTATTTTAACGTCAGTTCTCGGTTTTCATTCTTTTATAGAAGCACAAAATGTTAACCTTCaagaaaagttgtttttaagTTCGATGGGTCTCTCAAGTCGACCCAAACCATCACCTCACACGCCCGTTCCTTCTCTGCTCTGGAAAATGTTCAAGAAGAGCTCCAAACAGCCTTTAACATCAGAGATGGATTCATGTGTCGTTTCGGAGTATGGGGTGCGAGGGAATATTGTGAGATTTATCCAGGATCAAG GTAGTTTGATCTCCGCGCCGGCAGGCCGCTGTTTTTACTGCGTTAGAAAGCATCTGTTTTTCAACATGTCAGTGCTGGAGGATGTTGAGCAACTGTCCTTCGCACAGCTGGAAATAAAGTTCAAACAGGATCTCTCTCACCTGGGACGGCATGCGTTCAGCATGGACCTGTACAGGGTTCTTCGGACCACACTAAAGGGAGTGAATCACGAGTCCAGCCGTAAATTACTGCAGTCTCAATCGGTGGGATATTTCACACACAGCCCTGTGCATTTCAATCTGACGGACCTGGCTGAATCCTGGAGAAAACCAGGTAAAAATTATGGGCTGCAAGTGGAGTTGCAGCTGTCAAACGACGTGCTCGACGAGCACGTGTTCGATACGGATAGCGTGCACTCGGGCATCCGTGACGTGCGTATCCCAGAGTTCTCTGCGTCTCTGGTGGCGGTTTCGTTGAACCCATTGCAGTGCAGGTCCAGAAGAAAGCGAAGTGCTTCTTACCCGCCGGTGACCCCCAGTAACGTCTGCAAGCCCAGGAGACTTTACATCGACTTCAAAGATGTCGGTTGGCAGGACTGGATCATTGCTCCCCAGGGCTATTTGGCCAATTACTGCCATGGCGAATGTCCCTTTCCTCTGAGCGAAAGTTTGAATGGGACAAATCACGCCATTCTGCAGACTCTGGTTCATTCGTTCGATCCGAAAGGAACCCCACAGCCCTGCTGTGTTCCCATCAAGCTCTCCCCTATCTCCATGCTGTATTATGACAACAATGATAATGTGGTTCTTAGACATTACGAAGACATGATGGTGGATGAGTGTGGATgcagataa